A genomic region of Methylobacterium durans contains the following coding sequences:
- the rclC gene encoding reactive chlorine resistance membrane protein RclC, with amino-acid sequence MNTYIRQALGLVSGPLSSRIGLHAVRIAIAIVFLWIGGVKFAPYEADSITPFVAHNPVLSMFYRHPDQYARHMTREGELKPAERAWQTDNNTYAFSDGLGVVEIGIGLLTLVGLFSRRWGIVGAALAFATPFVTLSFLVTTPEAWVPALGDAQHGFPYLSGAGRLVLKDVLLMAGAWLVLADSARALLGYIDELPLSSTTRISGRVVARSN; translated from the coding sequence ATGAACACGTACATCCGTCAGGCCCTCGGGCTTGTCTCGGGACCGCTCTCCAGTCGCATCGGCCTTCACGCGGTGCGCATTGCCATCGCGATCGTCTTCCTTTGGATCGGCGGCGTGAAGTTCGCTCCCTACGAGGCCGACAGCATCACGCCCTTCGTCGCCCACAATCCTGTACTGTCGATGTTCTACAGGCATCCCGACCAATACGCCCGACACATGACACGCGAAGGCGAACTGAAGCCCGCCGAGCGCGCGTGGCAGACCGACAACAACACCTACGCGTTCTCGGACGGCCTCGGTGTCGTCGAGATCGGCATCGGTCTGCTGACCCTTGTCGGACTGTTCTCGCGCCGCTGGGGGATCGTGGGCGCCGCACTCGCGTTCGCCACGCCGTTCGTGACCCTGTCGTTCTTGGTGACGACGCCGGAGGCCTGGGTGCCGGCGCTGGGCGATGCGCAGCACGGCTTCCCCTACCTGTCAGGTGCCGGCCGGCTCGTGCTGAAGGACGTGCTGCTGATGGCTGGCGCGTGGCTGGTGCTCGCCGATAGCGCCCGAGCCCTCCTTGGGTACATCGACGAGCTGCCGTTGAGCAGCACCACCCGCATCTCGGGCCGCGTCGTCGCACGGAGTAATTGA
- a CDS encoding PAS domain-containing sensor histidine kinase: MGLALAIFLIDALTPLEGAVAVLYVVVMLIAARAFRSRGVIAMATVCITLTVAAYLPAHGLLNTDAALVRALVSLAAIAIGTALALRNQAAAERLAEQASLLDLTHDSIFVRDRGDIVRFWNRGAEELYGFRADEALGRNVHELLRTVFPMPREAIRGELRRTGRWEGELVQTVRSGRTAIVESRWALQRDARGEPVSVLETNTDITERRRAHEALVESERRYRTIFDTTRVSILQQDWTPVKAALDDLAGTADVETYLAEHPDFVRRMRQSVRIVDLNAVTLRLLGADSKTQALCHLDDILPEDEPTFPRALLAIARGETFYEGESQIRTRSGELVPILFGITFPPDVGGYGCVLVFAVDISERKEAQATLLALQAELAHALRVSTLGELTASIAHEVNQPLAAIVTNGEAALRWLRRPVPDLEEAQAALMRVVSNGTRAGDIVSRIRSFLNKAPTLRERIDLVDMIDEALLLIEQEMMRHGVVPRREIKPDLPEILGDRVQLQQVVINLMVNGIQAMAGVSERPRVLTIQASCDGKEVGIAVIDSGTGIAPEIADSIFKPFVTTKGNGMGMGLAICRTTIEAHGGRLWIGEASGPGAAFHLTVPVTHESIA, translated from the coding sequence GTGGGGCTCGCGCTCGCGATCTTCCTGATCGACGCGTTGACCCCGCTCGAAGGGGCTGTCGCCGTCCTCTACGTCGTCGTGATGCTGATCGCCGCCCGCGCCTTCCGGAGCCGAGGCGTGATAGCGATGGCCACCGTCTGCATCACGCTGACGGTGGCCGCCTATCTCCCGGCGCATGGTCTGCTGAATACGGACGCGGCTCTGGTGCGGGCGCTCGTGAGCCTCGCGGCGATCGCGATCGGCACGGCATTAGCGCTTCGCAACCAGGCTGCCGCGGAGCGGCTTGCCGAGCAGGCGAGTCTCCTCGATCTCACGCACGATTCGATCTTCGTGCGCGACCGTGGCGACATCGTCAGATTCTGGAATCGTGGCGCGGAGGAGCTCTACGGCTTCCGCGCTGACGAGGCCCTCGGCCGCAACGTGCATGAACTCCTGCGCACCGTCTTCCCGATGCCCCGGGAGGCGATCCGGGGGGAGCTGAGGCGGACGGGGCGCTGGGAGGGCGAGCTCGTGCAGACGGTGCGGTCCGGACGGACCGCGATCGTCGAGAGCCGCTGGGCGCTGCAGCGGGACGCGCGCGGCGAGCCTGTCTCGGTCTTGGAGACGAACACGGACATAACCGAGCGCCGCCGCGCGCACGAAGCCCTCGTCGAGAGCGAGCGCCGCTACCGCACCATCTTCGACACGACCCGCGTCTCCATCCTCCAGCAGGACTGGACGCCCGTGAAGGCGGCTCTCGACGACCTCGCCGGGACGGCCGACGTCGAGACGTACCTAGCGGAGCATCCCGACTTCGTGCGGCGGATGAGACAATCCGTGCGCATCGTCGACCTCAACGCCGTGACCCTGCGGCTGCTCGGAGCCGACTCGAAGACACAAGCCCTGTGTCACCTCGACGACATCCTCCCGGAGGATGAGCCGACCTTCCCACGCGCGCTCCTGGCGATTGCAAGAGGCGAGACCTTCTACGAGGGCGAGAGTCAGATCCGAACGCGCTCGGGCGAGCTCGTGCCGATCCTGTTCGGCATCACCTTCCCGCCCGACGTCGGCGGGTACGGCTGCGTACTGGTCTTCGCCGTCGACATCAGCGAGCGCAAGGAGGCGCAGGCCACGCTCCTCGCTCTTCAGGCCGAGCTGGCTCATGCCCTACGCGTCTCGACGCTCGGCGAACTCACGGCATCGATCGCCCACGAGGTCAACCAGCCGCTAGCCGCCATCGTCACCAACGGCGAGGCGGCCCTGCGCTGGCTTCGCCGCCCGGTGCCCGACCTTGAGGAGGCGCAGGCGGCGCTGATGCGTGTGGTCTCCAACGGCACTCGGGCCGGCGACATCGTCTCCCGCATCCGCAGCTTCCTGAACAAGGCCCCGACGCTCCGGGAACGTATCGATCTCGTCGACATGATCGACGAGGCGCTGCTCCTGATCGAGCAGGAGATGATGCGCCACGGCGTCGTGCCCCGGCGCGAGATCAAACCGGACCTCCCCGAGATTCTGGGCGACCGCGTCCAGCTTCAGCAGGTCGTGATCAATCTGATGGTCAACGGTATCCAGGCCATGGCCGGCGTATCGGAGCGCCCCCGCGTTCTCACCATTCAAGCGAGTTGCGACGGGAAGGAGGTCGGGATCGCCGTGATCGACAGCGGCACGGGCATCGCGCCGGAGATTGCCGATTCGATCTTCAAGCCGTTCGTCACGACAAAGGGCAACGGGATGGGGATGGGGCTTGCCATCTGCCGCACCACGATTGAGGCGCATGGCGGTCGCCTCTGGATCGGAGAAGCTTCTGGCCCCGGCGCCGCCTTCCACCTCACCGTCCCGGTCACCCATGAGAGCATAGCATGA
- a CDS encoding response regulator transcription factor, translating to MIRSTGSQPRDTSSLRPTVFVVDDDGELREALSGLFRSVDLTVATFPSISEFLQSSRPDGPGCLVVDVRLPGLSGLDFQGQMAGLGIRLPIILMTGHGDIPMSVRAMKAGAVDFLAKPFRDQDMLDAVAVALERDARRRDAELAHEALAALYETLTQREREVLAQVTAGLMNKQVAGNLGLSEITVKIHRGNVMRKMSARSLADLVRMAEALGIAKTDRT from the coding sequence ATGATCCGCAGCACAGGGAGCCAACCGCGAGACACGTCCTCGCTGCGACCCACGGTCTTCGTCGTCGATGACGACGGCGAGCTCCGCGAGGCGCTGTCGGGCCTGTTCCGCTCCGTCGATCTGACGGTCGCGACCTTTCCGTCGATCTCGGAGTTCCTGCAGAGCTCACGCCCGGACGGGCCCGGCTGCCTCGTCGTGGACGTGCGCCTGCCCGGGCTCAGCGGCCTCGACTTCCAGGGCCAGATGGCGGGGCTCGGCATCCGCCTGCCGATCATCCTGATGACCGGCCACGGCGACATCCCGATGTCGGTGCGCGCCATGAAGGCCGGCGCCGTCGACTTCCTGGCGAAGCCCTTCCGCGACCAGGACATGCTCGACGCGGTCGCGGTCGCCCTGGAGCGCGACGCCCGCCGCCGCGACGCTGAGCTCGCCCACGAGGCGCTCGCCGCGCTCTACGAGACCTTGACCCAGCGCGAGCGCGAGGTGCTGGCGCAGGTGACGGCCGGGCTGATGAACAAGCAGGTGGCGGGCAATCTCGGCCTCAGCGAGATCACCGTGAAGATCCACCGCGGCAACGTGATGCGCAAGATGAGCGCGCGCTCGCTCGCCGACCTCGTCCGCATGGCCGAGGCGCTCGGCATAGCCAAGACTGACCGGACGTAG
- a CDS encoding response regulator transcription factor: MSKTSVIAIVDDDEGVRVATGSFVRSLGYAARTYASASEFLQACAEQEPACLITDVQMPELDGVELQQALIAAAHRIPIIFVTAFPTETVRQSVLAAGASGFLRKPCDCDAIVRCLQEAVGSPAE; the protein is encoded by the coding sequence ATGTCCAAGACATCGGTGATCGCGATCGTGGATGACGACGAGGGAGTGCGCGTCGCGACGGGTAGCTTCGTGCGCTCGCTCGGCTACGCGGCCCGGACCTACGCCTCGGCAAGCGAGTTCCTGCAGGCCTGCGCCGAGCAGGAGCCGGCCTGCCTCATCACCGATGTGCAGATGCCGGAGTTGGACGGCGTCGAGCTTCAGCAGGCCCTGATCGCGGCGGCGCACCGCATTCCGATCATCTTCGTCACGGCCTTCCCGACCGAGACCGTCCGCCAGAGCGTCCTGGCGGCCGGCGCCAGTGGCTTCCTCCGCAAGCCCTGCGATTGCGATGCGATCGTCCGCTGCCTGCAGGAGGCAGTGGGCAGTCCGGCGGAATGA
- a CDS encoding alpha/beta fold hydrolase has product MGTIKVADGTEIYFKDWGAGPPVVFSHGWPLSADAFEDQMFFLASRGYRCIAHDRRGHGRSSQPWTGNDLDTYADDLAALVQALDLKDVVHVGHSTGGGEVARYIGRHGTERVSKAVLIGAIPPLMLKTATNPVGTPIEVFDQLRAGVQADRSQFWKDLSLPFYGYNRAGATISEGVRESFWLQGMMAGFPASYFCIEAFSETDLTEDLGRFDIPTLVLHGDDDQIVPIAASALQSSKRIKDATLKVYQGAPHGMCTTLKDRVNEDLLSFLNP; this is encoded by the coding sequence ATGGGAACGATCAAGGTCGCCGACGGGACCGAAATCTACTTCAAGGACTGGGGAGCAGGACCGCCCGTCGTGTTCAGCCACGGCTGGCCTCTCAGCGCGGACGCCTTCGAGGACCAGATGTTTTTTCTGGCCTCGCGAGGCTACCGTTGCATCGCCCACGACCGCCGCGGCCATGGCCGGTCGAGCCAGCCCTGGACCGGAAACGATCTCGATACCTACGCCGACGACCTCGCCGCGCTGGTTCAAGCGCTGGACCTGAAGGACGTGGTCCATGTCGGCCATTCCACCGGGGGCGGGGAGGTCGCCCGCTACATTGGGCGCCATGGGACCGAGCGCGTGTCGAAGGCGGTCCTCATCGGCGCCATTCCGCCCTTGATGCTGAAGACGGCGACCAATCCCGTAGGGACTCCGATCGAGGTGTTCGATCAGCTCCGGGCGGGCGTGCAGGCGGACCGGTCCCAATTCTGGAAAGACCTGAGCCTGCCCTTCTACGGATACAATCGGGCCGGCGCGACGATTTCGGAAGGCGTGCGCGAGTCGTTCTGGCTGCAGGGCATGATGGCAGGCTTCCCCGCATCGTACTTCTGCATCGAAGCCTTCTCGGAAACGGATCTGACCGAGGATCTCGGCCGGTTCGACATACCGACGCTGGTCCTCCACGGCGACGACGACCAGATCGTGCCAATCGCCGCCTCGGCCCTGCAATCGTCGAAGAGGATCAAGGATGCCACCCTCAAGGTCTACCAGGGCGCGCCGCACGGCATGTGCACCACGCTCAAGGACAGGGTCAACGAGGACCTGCTGTCGTTCCTGAACCCGTAG
- a CDS encoding MBL fold metallo-hydrolase: MSVASRHSLSRRGFCICGMTASGRAASDERPTPDRVFAEARGIVDLIKSEAAKTPITVHKLRGGIFALEGSGGNIAVLTGSDGKLLVDAGIGVSRPQVATTLATLGPDPITRLINTHWHFDHADGNEWLQAEGARILAHENTRKHLAMAQRVEDWNFDFPPAAASALPVEVFATERKLTANGATVALNYYGPAHTDSDISIHFEEADVLHTGDTFWNGAYPFIDYSTGGSIDGSIQAAEANLEIATDDTVVVPGHGHPVSDRSELREFRDMLVAVRTNVATLKRQGRSLDEIVAARPTAAYDAKWGNFVIDPAFFTKLVHEGC; encoded by the coding sequence ATGTCTGTCGCATCCCGGCATTCGCTCTCGCGCCGCGGGTTCTGCATCTGCGGCATGACCGCTTCCGGCCGTGCGGCGAGCGACGAAAGGCCGACGCCGGACCGAGTCTTCGCCGAGGCGCGCGGCATCGTCGATCTCATCAAATCCGAGGCCGCCAAGACGCCGATCACGGTTCACAAGCTTCGCGGCGGCATCTTCGCCCTGGAGGGTTCGGGCGGCAACATAGCCGTTCTGACCGGCTCCGACGGCAAGCTGCTGGTGGATGCAGGCATCGGCGTCTCGCGGCCCCAGGTCGCCACGACGCTGGCAACCCTGGGTCCCGATCCGATCACGCGGCTGATCAATACGCACTGGCACTTCGATCACGCCGACGGCAACGAATGGCTGCAGGCGGAAGGCGCCCGCATCCTCGCGCACGAGAACACCCGCAAGCATCTCGCCATGGCCCAGCGGGTCGAGGACTGGAACTTCGACTTCCCGCCTGCCGCCGCGTCGGCGCTTCCCGTCGAGGTGTTCGCGACCGAGCGGAAGTTGACGGCGAACGGCGCCACCGTCGCTCTGAACTACTACGGCCCGGCCCACACCGACAGCGACATCTCGATTCATTTCGAGGAAGCCGACGTCCTGCACACCGGCGACACGTTCTGGAACGGGGCCTACCCGTTCATCGACTACTCCACCGGTGGCAGCATCGACGGATCGATCCAGGCCGCCGAGGCGAACTTGGAGATCGCGACCGACGACACGGTGGTCGTCCCCGGCCACGGCCATCCGGTCAGCGACCGGTCCGAGCTTCGGGAGTTCCGCGATATGCTGGTCGCCGTTCGTACAAACGTCGCGACCCTGAAGCGGCAAGGACGATCGCTGGACGAGATCGTCGCGGCCAGACCTACGGCGGCCTACGACGCCAAGTGGGGCAATTTCGTCATCGATCCCGCGTTCTTCACCAAGCTGGTCCACGAGGGCTGCTAG
- a CDS encoding MBL fold metallo-hydrolase has protein sequence MINGIHPANDFGSPSGLSPGRTGDTSQAEARRFRHGNHEVVVLSDGHLVLPTSLLAPEVPVRERAAALEAAAIVSGNYQPAANIALIRSGAHLILFDTGGVGFQADLGRLSHHLLSTGIDAASITKVIFTHGHPDHIWGTVLADGTLRFPNATYYSGAAEWDFWNGEDVWTKLPSAQHPFATGARRQYAAIRDRVTMIRPGDEVVSGIQAIATPGHTPGHLSFEVAGGDGLIIVGDVVTTPSIFFPHPAWTFGFDADDDQAIASRRRLLDRAASEHTKLLGYHWPYPGVGHAERDGPGYRYVPVHHEPPVPGSECRRAPRPASESRPLGRGVRRT, from the coding sequence ATGATCAACGGAATCCACCCAGCGAACGATTTCGGTTCGCCTTCCGGCCTGTCGCCCGGCCGAACCGGCGACACGTCGCAGGCAGAGGCTCGCCGATTCCGGCACGGAAACCACGAGGTCGTCGTCCTCAGCGACGGACATCTGGTGCTGCCCACCTCGCTTCTTGCCCCGGAGGTGCCGGTGCGCGAGCGGGCGGCGGCGCTGGAGGCGGCCGCCATTGTCTCCGGGAACTACCAGCCGGCAGCGAACATAGCGCTGATCCGGAGCGGCGCCCACCTGATCCTGTTCGACACCGGCGGCGTCGGCTTCCAGGCAGATCTTGGCCGGCTCTCGCACCATCTTCTGTCGACAGGCATCGACGCAGCCAGCATCACGAAGGTGATCTTCACTCATGGACACCCGGATCACATCTGGGGGACCGTGCTGGCCGACGGAACGCTACGCTTCCCGAACGCCACCTACTACTCCGGTGCGGCCGAGTGGGATTTCTGGAACGGCGAGGACGTCTGGACGAAGCTGCCGAGCGCGCAACACCCGTTTGCAACGGGAGCCCGACGCCAGTATGCGGCCATACGCGACCGGGTGACCATGATCCGTCCAGGTGACGAGGTCGTCTCGGGGATCCAAGCTATCGCGACACCGGGCCATACTCCGGGGCATCTCTCCTTCGAGGTTGCGGGAGGCGACGGACTGATCATCGTCGGAGATGTCGTGACGACCCCTTCCATCTTCTTCCCGCATCCGGCATGGACTTTCGGGTTCGACGCCGACGACGATCAGGCCATCGCAAGCCGCAGGCGCCTGCTGGATCGCGCGGCGAGCGAACACACGAAGCTGCTCGGCTACCACTGGCCCTACCCCGGTGTGGGTCACGCCGAGCGTGACGGCCCCGGCTACCGCTATGTCCCGGTGCACCATGAGCCGCCGGTGCCCGGAAGTGAGTGCCGCAGGGCGCCGCGTCCGGCTTCCGAGAGCCGGCCACTAGGCCGCGGAGTGCGTCGCACGTAG